The following is a genomic window from Phaseolus vulgaris cultivar G19833 chromosome 6, P. vulgaris v2.0, whole genome shotgun sequence.
AGCTGCGGCACTTTATGCTAATAAAGTGGCTAATAATACATGAAGTTTATACATAACTCGTTCTAGTTCATCTATATTGATCCAACCAAACCCTCCTCTGATTCAGATGTCACACTACCCATATAAAGTTCAACAGATTCAGCGTTAGTCCAATTACAGTGTTTTCTTATTTCTCCTTCCTTCCCGGTGAGAACACCAATGTTTCCCATTTTTATCATTGAAGTGGCAAAGCTATTAAAGAGAGAGTTTTGGTTGCTACTGAAGTTGTTGACAATGTTGATGGTGTCAGCACCAGGTGTTGAGAACAACACTTGGTCACTCTGAAGCAAGCCCATCTTATTCTGAAGATTGTAGTAAAAGTTTAGATCGAATTTATCAGGATTGGTTGGTTCAAAATTCACCAAATTGTTCGGTCCACCTTGAGGGCATATTTTTCGCAATTCTTGTAAGTAAGCAGTGTCAAGAGTTGGATCAGGTTTGCCAGTAAAATTGAAGTTGTACAAGCGATCAAGGATTAAAGAGCAGTGAGCTCTGCCAAATGTATGAGCACCTGAAATTGAATCACATAAGATAAAATTGTTCCAAAGTAATTAAAGATGGTGAATTTTGAAgagtttttccatttattattGTCATTACCTGAGAGTGCAACTAGATCAGTAGTGTCCAGACCTTGAACAGCAAATGCTTCTTTAAGTCGAGTGAGGGTGGAGGAAGGAGAAGGAAGGTTTTGATTGGCAAGTGTTGTGCTTGCTGTCAAACTATCCCTTCTTCCCAATGGAATTTTCAAGGAAGGCCCACCAGCCTAACAATATCAAATCATATAAACTTTTGTATAAGATGGTTAAAACAAAGTGTTGTTGACCAAAATAATAAGAACATTCAAAGAACTTCATCATGAATAGTTACTGAATCTTTATGTGGCTAAATTTCTACATGTTACTGTTTCATGGACAACTTGAATTTGGTGGAAAGAAGTTTGGTGCGAGTTATGAGGCGTACCAGAATAGTAGAGACTTCAGCTGCAAGGGCAATAATATCTGCACAAGAAACCACTTTGGGACAAACCTTCTCCACTGTTGTCTTGATGTCACTCACCACATCCAAACCTCTTATTGAGTTGTTGTTTGGCAGAGCTTGTTGCTCACTCTCTCTCGTCGCAGTGTTGTTCAACAAAATCGATGCATCGCACCCCTGCATGCCACAACCAGCAACAGCATAATCGCTTTATTCTTGTTCATTCTTCAAAATATCAGGTGTTGCCTTTTAATTAAATGCTTTTTTTTAAcatgaaaacaaaatcaaatcttAGAAGAAATTTAATGGAAGATTTTAAAAAAGTCAAACATAATTCTAAAtagaatttatttaaaacataacgggattaaaataaaaattttaaaaaatatgagtttcttgtaataatttaaaatttcttcGTATAAGAGAAAAATTGagtattattttctaaaaaataatgttaCATTGAGACAATTATACGAAATTGCAAATACTAAAAATAAGtgatttagaatttttttaagaaattccTATTAAAGATATGCTTAGAAAAGTTtatcttaattatatatatatattattattacgtTCATCATCCGTGTAACATCTAACttaactcaaaattaaacaataaaatattatcattacaaaaaataatgatgATAGAGTCTCTAAAAGAGCGATACAAAGAGCAAAAAAGAGACTATACATAGGATTAGTCTGAGCTTAGCGGTCCAATAGAAATGGAAGCTAATGTTTTGGTGACTATGCATTAGAGATGACCTCTAATGGGACACAAATTTACAAGGTAGTGTTGGTTAAGcttacataaagaaaaatatattatttaactataatGTAGGTTTATGGGACACTAAAATgactataaaattaaataattattaagaagtggactttaagtctttctgcctacttatatactatgaaatggtCTTAATCtatagtcgatgtgagatctccaacaacaCACGATAGTAGgtgacctgataagcccaacaaataatTGTTAGGCTTGAgatgactctgatatcatattaagaagtggactttaagcataagtcaaccttataaaaccaacttataaggtgaggtttacacccacttatatgaaatgtcctaatatCTAAtagatgtgggatctccaacaataattaaacttagtGTCACCATTGGAACACTACGTGAGAAAGCAAATGTGAGTAAATTGTGGTTATTGGAGACACTACCCGGGAAACAAATATTAGTGTCGTCTAAACCTAcgctaaatttaataaaatattaacttacaTCAATTTTTTGTCCCCATTTTCGACGCAGTATCATTCTGCAACTTACTTTTTTATTGCATCACTTTGTGTCCACATTCTAGAcactaacttattattattttaataatttttaacttacaTCCATTTTGTGTCCATATTCTAGACTCAATATTATtctgtcattttttttttcattgtattTACTTTGTGTCTTCAGTCTAGAtgttaacttattattattattttaataatttttagtgtgaGTTAAAGATATCCATTGTGGACACAATGTTTGACATTTACTTTTTTGTCCAACTTGAATAGACTTCAGCCTTGCTAGTAGCTTCTTTTTTATAGCCCTCACTTTTTGTTGGAAGCTAAAGtggatttttcttgtagtatctTGTGATTGTGATAGTATCTTGTGATAAGAAAAAATTTCTTACCAAgtacttaaataaaatttaggaaatttttaaaatttatatctaaatcTAACTTGACTCAAAGAATTTTAAAATGAGAGTTACTATGAAACAAGCAGCTGTCTTTCTCTCTCTATAATTTTGAACTAAAAATGGAATAATTTTGGACACGTTTTTTATTTTAGTGTATCATAGAATTTCTCAAAAGTGTAAAATCCTTATATTATACAAATTTTGATAACAAAAAATACCTTGACACGAAAAGAAGTAAAAACAATGATTTAAACACATAGTTGAAGAATGATCTAAAGTGATAAAGACAGGTTCCGTGGATTTTATTCTCAAGCTCAGGAAGGTTCCCAcgttaaaaaaaagtaattattccATTTGCTTTTCTATTATTTACTTATTGCTTCGGCAAGTACCCCATCTAGTATCTATTATTCATTTGCTTTTTGAATGGgtaatgatatatttatttttttatataatcacattacaatatactattattttaatagttttttatatcCAACTATCATGGTTGTGTATCATTTCTGTTTCTAAATTCCCAACTCCTTCTCTTTCTGCCCAATTCTCTTCCGCGCCTGTTTCTTCCTCCTGGTCCTCATCGGAGCCGTCGTCGACGTCGAAGAAGCCATCTTCATCAAAATCGCTTTCTATCTCGGCATTTGTAGGTGTTGCATGTATCTGTACAACCAGGTTATGCTTGAATGTATGGCTCAATGACTTAGATGAAAGGTTAGGAAGGTAGTTTTCCTTTTCAGGGAAAGAAGGCTTATCGCAAGCCAAAGATACAGGGGTGACTTTGAAAGAGGAGGACAAGGCAGTATCCTACGTAGGAATGAAGGGACTGGTGTTCCAGCAGTAGACGTTAGGCTCTGGGCAGCACCATGATGGCATAAGGGTGTGAAGGTGTGATGGGTCAGGCTGCGAAAACAGATTGGACGAAAAGTGAATAGGAGGAGGTGCATACAACAGAACTATGCAGGCAAAATAAAGTAGGACCACGATGTGAAGGTTTCCACCACTGTGGTAAGAATCTATTACGAGGCCATGCAACTATACAAAGGGAAGAAAGTGATTGCGTCAGTGGGTGATGATACAGAGGTCTGCATGTGATACAGAGTGTTTGTAGGGTTTTTTAGAAGAGAGGAACACACAGGAAGAAACTAGGGTTTAAGAGTGTTTGTGCTTTGTATATTAGGTACATGTGCCAAATATGTTTACTACATTTACTCTAAAAGGGATGACAGTAATTACTATGATTAAACAAGATAGGACAATGTTTTCGCATAAGAAATGTTCAAACTTTAAGTTACCAAGCTATCAATAATGTCATAGTGTGTTATATGATCCTAATACCAAGATATCAATAATGTCATAGTGTGTTATATGATTCTAATGTGTTCATGTTCCCACTCAATCTTCACATGATACCACTTATAAATATATCATGATTGTGATAATCTATTaagatttaataaatataagataTAAACTCTCCTAAAATGTCATAGTGAAAAATATTAGGGGTATAAGTGTAAATTTATTTTCAGAAATAAACTTAAAGAGTagtatgtaaaaaaaataaaattagatattcattattttaagattttttgaGTTAGAgattgtatatttattttttcttatatgaaatatttatgatttattgGTGTCAAATCTTCTCggatttttcttaaaaaaatttgacAAAGCATGAGATTAAGAAATAAACgattttgaatttgtaaattatcttcacttatttatttatatgatgGTTGGAatgtggatttttttttttatctattagttgttaattattttatctatatcTTAGTTGTCCCCTCAGTAAAAAGAGTTATATATGTTGTACCCTAGTTTTGTGGATACAACTTATTGAAATTACTTTATGATTTCTAAATAAAGCATATTGAATTATTAAATCAAAGTTATTGAACTAGCATCGAACTTGgagaatgaaataaataaatgaaccCTAGTTTTGTGGGtcttgtttgtgtgattctagGAACATCGTGCTACAACCACACTTTGAtttgattattaattaatatagttttgTCTAACTTTCGGTTAGGATTTGACCTAAACCCCTAGACATTTTTGCTTGGATTTTTCCGCAGatgtattttatttcattttagtcAAATAATCTAAAATCAAAAGTATTTCATTAGTGTACTTTATCTATTCAAGAGCAACGTGTAATAAACACAAGTTTTTTTAAGTTATCGAGATCAGTGCATTTTTTATACTATAGTTTATTTGCATACGAATAttcaataataatgtaaatggaaaaaatgaaaatttaattaaagacaaaaaattaagtaataaattattgttattttaaataaaacattcatGTACTAAGGagtacataatttaaaaaataaattaaattcttgGTACAAAATTCGCGAGTGTTCAATTAAGTTGATTAGAGACAATTCAAGTAATAAAGTTGAATTCATTGACTAAGAAACAGTAGATTCAagattgcaatttttttttttttttgcggagaagtttatcttttaaaatatatattgagtTTAGTTAGTAGTTTTATTTGATGTTTGGAAGTTAAGTTATGAAATGGTGGTTTAAGTACTTTCTTATtcgtaatatatttttttttggataatTAGCTTAATAGATTTAAAGATATGTGTGAATTTGAGAcacttttgaaaattttgaagaattttATAGTGGGTTTCTAAACGAAACTTTAactttattatttgtttatatgatttatatatgaatttgtaatattagttataaattcctttataataaaaatatacagtGAATGATTAATATAATTTGATTACTTGTAGCGATATTTATGTtgtgaaatttgaaatttgtattgatttaatataattaaatagtaaTCCAAGGACAAGGCTTGGTGAATTATTCTattctatcaaatatataccaCATATGTAGAAACATAATTTCACACTCCTTTCTAAGATTATATCTAACATAATTAATTTCCAAATAGTTGTTAAGCAATTTTATACTTGTACCTATAATTAACCACTCCCACCCTTTCTCTGTTTTCTATCGCGTGTCTATCTTAACAAAGTCctgtattcttttattttttacttttgataTAACTTTTTATGAAATTGATTCCAGTTTATGAAAATACATAGTTTATAATTTGAGTGAGTTAACTTTCCATTATTTCTATAAATTCCTTGGTGAAACTTATGGATTTTACATTCAGAATATaaaattgataatattttaatgGTCCTGATAGATAATACTAATAAATCATCTAGTAGTCTCACTTGTTTTCTTTTGATAATGATAAACTTTGTTTTTAGATCgtctaattaattttattattatcatctaTCTCGTGTTTCGTTGAATGGTCTATTCTTCATTGTGTCTCAGTCGTTTTCTTTTAGGCTTCTCTATTTTGTTTTTAcctctcttttctctttttaatttttacctTTTGTAATTCAATACACTTATAATGaatagttttttcttcttcaaaaaccatctatttattttttctttctatcaTTCAAGATTATAGCGTTCTTTTCTTACTGTTGTGGTTTTCATATCATAAATAGTTTTACACGAGAGCAAGTGGTGAGTGATAGATAGATGTTACAAAAACGACTAACCAAATTATCTGAATTtgaaaatggaagaagagaagCAATAGAGAAGGTACGAGATAAAAAGAGATGAATTGATATTAAGAACACAACATGGTTCAAAATACGACAAAGACAAAGATGATAGATGGCAGAACGAAATAGAGATATCTGCGGGCACTTTATGCTAATAAAGTGGCTATAGCTCTTTATTAGTGACCATGAATCACACCATTTGAAGTTTATACATAACTCGTTCTAGTTCCTCTATATTGATCCAACCAAACCCTCCTCTGATTCAGATGTCACACTACCCATATCAAGTTCAACAGATTTAGCGTTAATAAAATTACACTGGTTTCTTATTTCTCCTTTCTTCCCTGTGAGAACACCAATGTTTCCCATTTTTATCATTGAAGTGGCAAAGCTATTAAAGAAAGCGTTTTGGCTGCTACTGAACCTGTTGACAATGCTGATGGTGTCAGCACCGGGTGTTGAGAACAACAATTGGTCACTCTGAAGCAAGCCCTTCTTAACCTGAAGATTGGAGTAATAGTTTTTATCCAATATATCAGGAGTGGTTGGGTCAAAATTCACCAAATTGTTAGGTCCACCTTGAGGGCATATTCTTCGCAATTCTTGTAAGTAAGTAGTGTCAAGAGTTGGATCGGGTCTGCCAGTACCACTGAAGTTGTACAATCGGCCAAGAATGAAAAAGCAGTGAGCTCTGCCAAATGTATGAGCACCTGAAATTGAACCACATAAATAAATTCTTCCAAAGTAAAGATGGTGAGTTTTGAAGAGTTTTTCcatttgttattttcattacCTGAGAGTGCAACTAGATCAGTAGTGTCAAGACCTTGAACAGCAAATGCATCTTTAAGTTGAGTGAGGGTGGAGAAAGGAGAAGGAAGGTTTTGATTGGCAAGGGTTCTGTTTGCTGT
Proteins encoded in this region:
- the LOC137833541 gene encoding peroxidase 15-like, which produces MDTKWIDYAVAGCGMQGCDASILLNNTATRESEQQALPNNNSIRGLDVVSDIKTTVEKVCPKVVSCADIIALAAEVSTILAGGPSLKIPLGRRDSLTASTTLANQNLPSPSSTLTRLKEAFAVQGLDTTDLVALSGAHTFGRAHCSLILDRLYNFNFTGKPDPTLDTAYLQELRKICPQGGPNNLVNFEPTNPDKFDLNFYYNLQNKMGLLQSDQVLFSTPGADTINIVNNFSSNQNSLFNSFATSMIKMGNIGVLTGKEGEIRKHCNWTNAESVELYMGSVTSESEEGLVGSI
- the LOC137832040 gene encoding peroxidase E5-like; amino-acid sequence: MRFLCVVVIAMVMLGGLPFSSEAQLDPFFYRHSCPHVHRVVFKVVEKVSKRDHRMPASLIRLFFHDCFVQGCDASVLLNNTATIVSEQQALPNNNSLRGLDVVNDIKTAVEKVCPKVVSCADILTLAAEVSSVLAGGPFLKFPLGRRDSLTANRTLANQNLPSPFSTLTQLKDAFAVQGLDTTDLVALSGAHTFGRAHCFFILGRLYNFSGTGRPDPTLDTTYLQELRRICPQGGPNNLVNFDPTTPDILDKNYYSNLQVKKGLLQSDQLLFSTPGADTISIVNRFSSSQNAFFNSFATSMIKMGNIGVLTGKKGEIRNQCNFINAKSVELDMGSVTSESEEGLVGSI